Proteins from a single region of Flaviflexus salsibiostraticola:
- a CDS encoding MetQ/NlpA family ABC transporter substrate-binding protein — translation MRRTFIALAAAAALTLTACSSDAETAEETTAAEGETVTLTVGASPVPHADILAFIDENLAAEAGIDLEIVEYSDYVLPNRNLDSGELDANFFQHVPYFDVQVEENGFEFEHGEGIHIEPYAVYSDSLESLDELEDGAKVSLVNDPSNQARALWLLEDNGLITVDSSVENPTIYDITDNPKNLEFVEVEAPNLPRTLDQVAISIINGNFALEGGLVPSEDAIAIESGEDNPYANILAWRTDSDKADAIQTLEELLHSQEVADFITDTYPNGEVVPAF, via the coding sequence ATGCGCCGTACATTCATTGCGCTCGCAGCCGCTGCTGCACTCACTCTGACCGCCTGCTCCTCCGATGCGGAGACCGCCGAGGAGACGACCGCCGCCGAGGGCGAGACCGTCACGCTGACCGTGGGCGCCTCGCCGGTGCCGCACGCCGACATCCTCGCCTTCATCGACGAGAATCTCGCCGCCGAGGCCGGGATCGATCTCGAGATCGTCGAGTACTCCGACTACGTCCTGCCCAACCGCAACCTCGACTCGGGCGAGCTGGATGCGAACTTCTTCCAGCACGTGCCGTACTTCGATGTTCAGGTCGAGGAGAACGGCTTCGAGTTCGAGCACGGCGAGGGCATCCACATCGAGCCCTACGCCGTCTACTCCGACTCGCTCGAGTCCCTCGATGAGCTCGAGGACGGCGCGAAGGTCTCTCTCGTCAACGACCCGTCGAACCAGGCCCGCGCACTGTGGCTGCTCGAGGACAACGGCCTCATCACCGTCGACAGCTCGGTTGAGAACCCGACGATCTACGACATCACCGACAACCCGAAGAACCTCGAGTTCGTCGAGGTCGAGGCCCCGAACCTGCCCCGCACCCTCGACCAGGTCGCAATCTCCATCATCAACGGCAACTTCGCACTCGAGGGTGGGCTCGTCCCGTCTGAGGACGCGATCGCCATCGAGTCCGGCGAGGACAACCCCTACGCCAACATCCTCGCGTGGCGCACCGACTCGGACAAGGCTGATGCGATCCAGACGCTCGAGGAGCTCCTGCACTCGCAGGAGGTCGCCGACTTCATCACCGACACCTACCCGAACGGTGAGGTCGTCCCCGCCTTCTAA